GACGCGCTGCGGCTTTCCAGCCGGACATCCTCTGCGGTGAGCGCGGTGCCAGGGGCGAGGTCGCGCGTGGCGACAGCGACGTCGACATGGTCTGCGCGCGGGTCGGAACGCACCGCGGCCACCGCCGCCAACAGCACCAGTCCGGCGGCAGCCGCGCGGCGCGCGGCCACGGTTCGCGTCCAGTCCGGGCGAAGGGCGGCCGTCAGCCGATGCCACGCCGAGGGGTTGAGGGATTCGGCCATGGCGTCACGGTAAGCGTGATCAACCGCGGCGATGACCGCAAAAAGCCGGCCTGTGGATAACCAGGCCGGCGAAGCGTCTAGCTGGAGGCCGCGGCGGCCGGGGCGGCGCTGCTCGACGAGCTCGACGAGCTCGACGAGCTCGATGAGGAGCTGTCGGACGAGCTCGACGACGACGAGCTGCTCTCGGAGGACTTCGACGACCCGTTGGAGGAGCTCTTGGATTCACTGCGGTTGTCGGTGCGGTAGAACCCGCTGCCCTTGAAGACCACCCCGACGGAACCGAAGAGCTTGCGCAGGCGACCCGAGCACTTCGGGCAGGTGGTCAGCGCGTCATCGCTGAAAGCCTGAACCGCGTCGAACCGATTGTCACATTCGGTGCACGCATAGGAATAGGTAGGCACGCGAAAACCTCCGAGTCGATCAAACTATTTAGCACTCTACCGCCTCAAGTGCTAGCCGCGCTATGTGGCGCACGCCATTCGGGCTCGAAACCGGCATTGGAGTGTCGCAGATTTCCACCGCGGCGGGCGATCCGGTGCCCGAAAAGTGTTGACACAGCCCGACGTGACCCTGTTCACTGTTCCTCATAACGAAACTAGTTTTCCGTATAGCGGAAAACGAAATGTGAGGAGCGTCTGCGATGCCGGCAAGCCCGTACACCGTCAATTGCTCGATCCTGTTCACCGACACACCGCTGCTGCAGCGGCCGGAGGCGGCGCGGGCCGCGGGTTTCGACGCGGTCGAGTTCTGGTGGCCGTTCGCCGAGGCCACCCCGTCCGACCGTGAGGTCGATGACTTCGTGCGGGCCATCTCCGACGCAGGCGTACAACTCACCGGGTTGAACTTCGCCGCAGGCGACATGCCGGGAGGCGAGCGCGGCATCCTGTCGCATCCCGGACGCAGCGCCGACTTCCGTGCGAGCGTCGACATCGCCATCGACATCGCCAACCGCTTGGGCACCAAGGCTTTCAATGCCCTCTACGGCAACCGGCGTGACGACGCCACGATCGACGAGCAGGACGAGGCTGCGATCGAGAACCTGATCTACGCCTCGGAGGCCACCCGCGCCATCGACGGCGTGGTGCTGATCGAACCGGTCAGCGGTGCGCCGCTGTACCCGTTGAAGCTCGCCGCAGATGCGGTCGCCGTCATCGACTGCGTCGCGGCGCAGTCCGACGGCGCCGCGACCAACCTGCGGCTGCTTGCCGACGTCTACCACCTCAGCGTCAACGGCGACGACGTCGAGGCCGCGCTGGAAGGCTATGCCGACCTGATCGGGCACGTGCAGATCGCCGACGCCCCAGGGCGCGGCGAACCGGGCACCGGATCCCTGCCGCTGGCGAGCTACCTCGAACAACTCGCCGGCTACGGCTACCGCGGCTACGTGGGGCTGGAATACAAAGCAAGCCTTGAGGATCCGTTCGGCTGGTTGCCGCTCGAACACCGCTCGCGTGCCCGCGCCGACCGCTGACCGCCGAATGACCACCGAGAAGGAGGGAAAATGAGCACCATCGCATTCATCGGCCTGGGGATCATGGGGAGCCCGATGGCCGTCAACCTCGTCAAGGCCGGGCATACGGTCAAGGGCTACAACCGGTCACCGCACCGCACCGCGGACCTCGTCAACGCCGGGGGCGCCGCTGCCGATTCGATCGCGGCTGCGGTCGACGGTGCCGAGATCGTCGCGGTGATGGTGCCCGACTCGCCCGACGTCACCGAGGTGCTCACCGGCGAGGGCGGCGTGTTCGCCAGCGCCGCACCGGGCACGTTGATCATCGACTTCTCCAGCATCCGTCCCGACGTCAGCATGGAGTTGGCAAAGCAGGCCGCCGAGCATGATCTGCACCTCATCGACGCGCCCGTCTCCGGCGGTGAGATCGGCGCCAAGAACGCGGCCCTGTCCATCATGATCGGCGGCGCCGCGGACGACGTCAGCCGCGCGATGCCCGTGTTGGAGGCCGTCGGCAAGACCATCGTGCACGTCGGACCCAACGGAGCGGGGCAGACCGTCAAGGCGGCCAACCAGCTGATCGTGGCCGGCAACATCGCGCTGCTGTCCGAGGCGATCGTCTTCCTGGAGGCCTACGGCGTCGACACCGCCGCGGCCGTCAAGGTGCTGGGCGGCGGGCTCGCCGGATCGGCCGTGCTCGACCAGAAGGCGCAGAAGATGCTCGACCGCTCCTTCGAGCCGGGGTTCCGGATCGAGTTGCACCACAAGGATCTCGGCATCCTCACCAACGCCGCGCGTGAGGCAGGCGTGGTCACGCCGGTGGGCGCGGCCGTCGCGCAACTCATGGCGTCGGCACGCATCAACGGCGACGGCGCACTCGACCACTCGGGCCTGTTCCGCACCATCGCCAAACTCTCCGGGGTCTCGACCGAACCGGGACACCCGAACACCAAGGAGCGGCCATGACACGCATGCGTGCCGTCGATGCGGCGGTCAAGATCCTCGAACTCGAGGGTGCCACACAGGCATTCGGGCTGCCGGGTGCGGCGATCAACCCGTTCTACTCGGCGATGCGCGCGCACGGCGGGATCCGGCACGTGCTGGCCCGTCACGTCGAGGGTGCGAGCCACATGGCCGAGGGTTACACCAGGGCCAAGGCCGGCAACATCGGTGTCTGCATCGGAACGTCCGGCCCGGCGGGCACCGACATGATCACGGGTCTGTATTCGGCGATGGCCGACTCGATCCCGATTCTGGCCATCACCGGGCAGGCACCTACCGCGCGCCTGCACAAGGAGGACTTCCAGGCCGTCGACATCGCCGCGATCGCCAAGCCGGTGACCAAGATGGCGATGACGGTGCTGGAACCCGCACAGGTGCCCGGCGCGTTCTCGCAGGCCTTCCACCTCATGCGGTCGGGCAGGCCCGGTCCGGTTCTGATCGATCTGCCGCTCGATGTCCAACTCGCCGAGATCGACTTCGACCCCGACACCTACCAGTCGCTGCCGGTGTACAAACCGCGCGCGACCCGGGCCCAGGCCGCCAAGGTGCTCGACATGCTCGCGCAGGCCGAGCGTCCGGTGATCGTCGCGGGCGGTGGCATCGTCAACGCCGGCGCCGAAGACGCGCTCGTCGAACTGGCCGAACTGCTCGACGTCCCGGTGATCCCCACGCTCATGGGCTGGGGCACCATCCCCGACGATCACCGCCTGGCCGCCGGGATGGCCGGTCTGCAGACCGCGCACCGCTACGGCAACGCCACCATGCTGGCGTCGGACTTCGTGCTCGGAATCGGCAACCGCTGGGCGAACCGGCACACCGGCGGGCTCGAAACATACCGGCGCGGAAGAAAATTCGTCCACATCGACATCGAACCCACGCAGATCGGCCGGGTCTTCGCCCCGGACTATTCCGTGGTGTCCGATGCGCTGGCGGCTCTCGAGCAGATGCTCGAGGTGGCCCGTGAACGGCGCGATTCGCTGCCCGACCGCAGCGCGTGGGTGGAGGAGTGCCTGCACCGCAAGCGCACCATGCACCGCAAGACACACTTCGACGACATCCCGATCAAACCGCAGCGCGTCTACCAGGAGATGAACTCCGCGTTCGATCGCGACGTGCGCTATGTCAGCACGATCGGCCTGTCGCAGATCGCCGGTGGCCAGTTCCTGCAGGTGTTCCGGCGGCGCGGGTGGATCAACTGCGGCCAGGCCGGTCCGTTGGGGTGGACGCTGCCCGCGGCGCTGGGGGTGGTCGCGGCCGATCCGTCGGCCACCGTGGTGGGCCTGTCGGGCGACTACGACTTCCAGTTCCTCATCGAGGAACTCGCGGTGGGCGCACAGTTCAACCTGCCGTACATCCATGTGGTGGTGAACAACTCGTACCTCGGTTTGATCCGTCAGGCCCAACGGCAGTTCGACATGGACTACCACGTGTCGCTGGCCTTCGACAACATCAACGCCCAGGAACACGAAGGATCCGATTCCATGCCCAAGGGCTACGGCGTCGACCATGTGCGGGTCGCCGAAGGTCTGGGCTGCAAGGCGATCCGAGTCACCGAACCCGATCAGATCGGTCCGGGACTGCGCCGGGCGCAGGAGCTCATGCGCGAACACAAGGTGCCCGTCGTCGTCGAGGTCATCCTCGAGCGCGTCACCAACATCGCCATGGGGACCGAACTCGACAACGTCACCGAGTTCGAACCGCTCGCCGTCGACCTCGACGACGCCCCGGCCGCGCTGGCGCTGTTCGACTGATGCGGCCGGGCCGCCTGCGTCGAGGGCGGCCGGTTCTCCCAGCAAAGATGGAACCACTATTCCGGGTTGTGGAATAGTGGCCGGGAGCGAACCTGGGAGAGTGACGTATGGGGAAACCGCCGACCACGGGCGGGGTGCAGTCGATCGAACGAGGCTTCGAACTTCTGGAGATCATGGCCTCGGTGAGCAGCCCGATCGGGGTCAGTGAACTCTCCGAACGCGCCGGGCTGCCGGTCCCCACCATCCACCGGCTGATCCGGACCCTGTTGAACAACGGATACGTGCGGCAACTCCCCAGCAGGCGGTATGCACTGGGACCGCGCCTGATCCGGCTGGGGGAGAGCGCGACGCAACAGTTCGGGCACTCGTCGCGGGCGCACCTGGCCGAACTGGTCGAGGCGATCGGAGAGACCGCCAACATGGCGGTGCTCGACGTCAACATGGCCGTCTACGTCGCGCAGGTGCCGTCGGCGCACACCATGCGGATGTTCACCGAGGTGGGGCGTCGCGTGCACCTGCACTGCACCGGTGTCGGCAAGGCCCTGCTGATGCAGATGCGCGACAACGACGTCCGCGACCTGCTCACGAGAACCGGAATGCCCGCCTACACCGAGGCCACCTTCACCGACGTCGACGCCATGATCGCCGAGCTGGAGCGCAGCCGCGAGCGCGGGTACGCCGCCGACGAGGCCGAACAGGAGATCGGGGTGCGCTGCTTCGCCGTCCCGGTGCCCAACGCCCCCACCCTCACCGCGATCTCGGTGTCCGGCCCGGACGGGCGCGTCACCGTCGATGCCGCCACCGAGGTGGTCCCGATCCTGCAACGGGTCGCCCGCGAGCTCAGCGCGGAGTTCGAGCGCGATCCGATCCGCTGACCCCGCTCAGCCCGAGTAGCGCGGCACGACCATGACGGGCACGGGGGAGCTCCGCAGGATCCGGGCCGCCGCCGAGCCGAGGAACAACTGCGCGGACTGCGCCGCGGCCCCCGACCCCAGCAGCAGCATGTCGCCGTCCGCCCAGGGCACGCTCTGCACCGCGGAGTTCCAGTCCGCACCGGTGCCCACCACCACGTCGACATCGGTGAGCGCGACGTCGGCCCGGACGTCCGCGCGCACGGTGTCGAGCAGACGCACGATGTCGTCGTGCGTGCGTCGCGACCACTGCTGCACCACGAGATCCTCGGCGGCCGATTCGATCCGGCCCGAGAACGCCGCCACGTTGCGCACCGTGAACGACACGATGCGCAACAACGTCGACCAGTCCTTGGCCAGTTGCGCCGCGGCGGGAATGAGCCCGTTGACGTCGGCCTCACCGCCGTACGCCGCGGTGAGCCTGCGGATCTTGCCGGACGCCTGCGCGTAACCGCGTGGCGCGATCGCGACCGGAACCTGCGCGGTGTGGACCAGTCGTTCGGTGACGCTGCCCAGCGCGACCCGGCCCAACAGACCCGACGACGACGATCCGACCACCACGATCTGCGCTCGGTGCGAAGCCGCGAGCTCCATCAAACCCTTTGGGACCGAGGCGGCTTCGTGGACCAATGTCGTTGAGTCGACGGCGCCCGGCAACGAGGCCGCCGCCGAATCCAGCGCGTGCGCGGCCTGGCGGCCGACATAATCGAGGTACTCCTTCTCGACGGGATCGCCGCGAGGTGGCCACGGCCGTTCGATCACCGCGGCGGCGACCACGTTGTCGCCCGTCGTCCGCGCGATCTGGGCGGCCAGGCACAACGGCGCACGGGCCTGCCCGCTGGCGCTGAACCCGGCCAGGATGGTCACGACGTGGGTTCCGTTGCGCGGACCCGCGACACGACGTGGGTCACCGGCACGTGATGTTCGGCCCTGGCCCGATCGACGACGTCGAACCGTTGCCACACCGACTCTTCCGGCGGCAGCGTCGAGATCACGATCTGATCCGGCCGGAACGTCTCCACGGCCTTGGCCAGCGCCCGCAGTGGCCGGTATTCCCCGAGCGTGCCGGTGGCCTCGAAGTCCTCCGAGCGCAGCGTCGCCAGGGTGTTGTCCAGCCGTTCCTGTGCCGCTCGCTGGGTGGCCTCCGAGATGTCAAGCGGGCCATGCGTGCTGGCGACACCGGTGTCGATCGGGCTGGCCGGGACGACGACGTGGTAGCGCGTGTCGCGGTCGGCGCCGATCCGGCGGAGTTCGTCGAGCAGTTCGGCCGATTCCACGGTCTGATTGGCGAGCACCAGCACACGGTGCGGGTGCGTCGTCGTCGGCGCGACGTCGGGCGTCTCGGGACGCCGGCGCAGGAACGTCCGGTTGAGCAGGAACAGCACGATCACCACGGCCCAGGACGCCAGGCTCAGGATCAGCTGCGAACGCACGTCCTCCTGCAGGTACATCTGGACGAGGATCGCGACGATCGCGGCCGCGGTGAGGATCGACAGCACCGGGAACAACCACATCTTGACCTTGAGCGCGTCGTCGGAGGTCCGGTAGCGCAGCACGATCTGCGAGATCGCGATCAGCAGGTACACGAACAG
This genomic window from Mycolicibacterium goodii contains:
- a CDS encoding 2-hydroxy-3-oxopropionate reductase; protein product: MSTIAFIGLGIMGSPMAVNLVKAGHTVKGYNRSPHRTADLVNAGGAAADSIAAAVDGAEIVAVMVPDSPDVTEVLTGEGGVFASAAPGTLIIDFSSIRPDVSMELAKQAAEHDLHLIDAPVSGGEIGAKNAALSIMIGGAADDVSRAMPVLEAVGKTIVHVGPNGAGQTVKAANQLIVAGNIALLSEAIVFLEAYGVDTAAAVKVLGGGLAGSAVLDQKAQKMLDRSFEPGFRIELHHKDLGILTNAAREAGVVTPVGAAVAQLMASARINGDGALDHSGLFRTIAKLSGVSTEPGHPNTKERP
- a CDS encoding IclR family transcriptional regulator, encoding MGKPPTTGGVQSIERGFELLEIMASVSSPIGVSELSERAGLPVPTIHRLIRTLLNNGYVRQLPSRRYALGPRLIRLGESATQQFGHSSRAHLAELVEAIGETANMAVLDVNMAVYVAQVPSAHTMRMFTEVGRRVHLHCTGVGKALLMQMRDNDVRDLLTRTGMPAYTEATFTDVDAMIAELERSRERGYAADEAEQEIGVRCFAVPVPNAPTLTAISVSGPDGRVTVDAATEVVPILQRVARELSAEFERDPIR
- a CDS encoding FmdB family zinc ribbon protein, translated to MPTYSYACTECDNRFDAVQAFSDDALTTCPKCSGRLRKLFGSVGVVFKGSGFYRTDNRSESKSSSNGSSKSSESSSSSSSSSDSSSSSSSSSSSSSSSAAPAAAASS
- a CDS encoding universal stress protein, which codes for MTILAGFSASGQARAPLCLAAQIARTTGDNVVAAAVIERPWPPRGDPVEKEYLDYVGRQAAHALDSAAASLPGAVDSTTLVHEAASVPKGLMELAASHRAQIVVVGSSSSGLLGRVALGSVTERLVHTAQVPVAIAPRGYAQASGKIRRLTAAYGGEADVNGLIPAAAQLAKDWSTLLRIVSFTVRNVAAFSGRIESAAEDLVVQQWSRRTHDDIVRLLDTVRADVRADVALTDVDVVVGTGADWNSAVQSVPWADGDMLLLGSGAAAQSAQLFLGSAAARILRSSPVPVMVVPRYSG
- the gcl gene encoding glyoxylate carboligase; its protein translation is MTRMRAVDAAVKILELEGATQAFGLPGAAINPFYSAMRAHGGIRHVLARHVEGASHMAEGYTRAKAGNIGVCIGTSGPAGTDMITGLYSAMADSIPILAITGQAPTARLHKEDFQAVDIAAIAKPVTKMAMTVLEPAQVPGAFSQAFHLMRSGRPGPVLIDLPLDVQLAEIDFDPDTYQSLPVYKPRATRAQAAKVLDMLAQAERPVIVAGGGIVNAGAEDALVELAELLDVPVIPTLMGWGTIPDDHRLAAGMAGLQTAHRYGNATMLASDFVLGIGNRWANRHTGGLETYRRGRKFVHIDIEPTQIGRVFAPDYSVVSDALAALEQMLEVARERRDSLPDRSAWVEECLHRKRTMHRKTHFDDIPIKPQRVYQEMNSAFDRDVRYVSTIGLSQIAGGQFLQVFRRRGWINCGQAGPLGWTLPAALGVVAADPSATVVGLSGDYDFQFLIEELAVGAQFNLPYIHVVVNNSYLGLIRQAQRQFDMDYHVSLAFDNINAQEHEGSDSMPKGYGVDHVRVAEGLGCKAIRVTEPDQIGPGLRRAQELMREHKVPVVVEVILERVTNIAMGTELDNVTEFEPLAVDLDDAPAALALFD
- a CDS encoding hydroxypyruvate isomerase family protein, which translates into the protein MPASPYTVNCSILFTDTPLLQRPEAARAAGFDAVEFWWPFAEATPSDREVDDFVRAISDAGVQLTGLNFAAGDMPGGERGILSHPGRSADFRASVDIAIDIANRLGTKAFNALYGNRRDDATIDEQDEAAIENLIYASEATRAIDGVVLIEPVSGAPLYPLKLAADAVAVIDCVAAQSDGAATNLRLLADVYHLSVNGDDVEAALEGYADLIGHVQIADAPGRGEPGTGSLPLASYLEQLAGYGYRGYVGLEYKASLEDPFGWLPLEHRSRARADR